A genomic window from Fusarium oxysporum Fo47 chromosome VIII, complete sequence includes:
- a CDS encoding ATP-dependent RNA helicase SUV3 codes for MSFLLRAGALRAPIVPVTRRTISTSPRLSRVPHGATAKRKHGPNKVDAKMAGEKKPEPPLKPVTKTDERNDKKRMRFGMDKKSSGRHGMFRSTVLMKFQDVMKNTSKSAVSAAGVGEDELHQQASMFMNVLDSAFDMAEQNITDRVKNPLFWNLRDAFILKDIKGLTNEIQYSFQSFLIRQRFSKGLEESHKRLLDFRFPYEWFPATRAMQRTIHVHVGPTNSGKTYRALKALENSKRGVYAGPLRLLANEVYQRLTAKGLPCALLTGEEVRLPEDTDTYFTSCTVEMVPFNDRFDVAVIDEIQMLADPDRGNAWTTALLGVQAKEVHLCGEERTVSLIQSICAGIGDKCIVHRYDRLSPLEPMNDALDGDYSRLEKGDAIVAFSRLNLHALKRTIEKKTGRRCAIIYGSLPPEVRVQQAALFNDPDNDYDFIVASDAIGMGLNLEIRRVILEAVAKFDGSHNRMLTYPELKQIGGRAGRYRTVRNAAEAGTNADVAVEEETKVGYVTTMDTQDLRSVHRAFGAKVDDIEAAYISPPAAAIERFSTYFPKGTPLSFILMRIRELASVSKQYRIHISPDKLEIADHIQDIPLTIYDRLLFTNLPINARAQNAVPVLRALARIVANSEDGGLLKIKEIPLENLEIDFKTFKGTSMEYLHRLESLHAAINQYIWLSYRFSGLFRDQKLAFHVRSLVEEKLIDTLERLDFTESDLKGFRSRNRMEARKTTTSREELGETDLKNLEQESDDTPIGDELDWKAAAPTSG; via the exons ATGAGTTTTTTACTCCGGGCTGGAGCTTTACGAGCTCCTATTGTTCCGGTGACGAGAAGGACGATATCAACCTCACCAAGACTTTCAAGAGTGCCACATGGTGCAACAGCTAAGAGGAAACATGGACCGAACAAGGTTGATGCGAAAATGGCTGGAGAGAAGAAGCCTGAACCTCCTCTGAAGCCA GTGACCAAAACTGATGAGAGAAATGataagaaaagaatgagATTCGGCATGGACAAAAAGTCAAGTGGTCGACATGGAATGTTCCGATCAACTGTTTTGATGAAATTTCAAGATGTCATGAAAAACACTAGCAAATCAGCCGTGTCGGCTGCGGGTGTAGGGGAGGATGAACTCCATCAGCAAGCCTCCATGTTTATGAACGTGCTAGACTCAGCATTCGACATGGCCGAACAAAATATCACCGACCGAGTCAAGAACCCCCTATTCTGGAATCTTCGCGACGCTTTCATCTTGAAGGATATCAAGGGTCTCACAAATGAGATCCAGTACTCCTTTCAATCATTTCTCATTCGACAGCGCTTCTCAAAGGGCTTGGAGGAGAGCCATAAGCGACTTTTGGACTTTCGGTTCCCCTATGAGTGGTTCCCTGCGACGAGAGCCATGCAGCGCACGATCCATGTTCACGTTGGACCGACGAATTCCGGAAAGACGTATAGAGCCTTGAAAGCGTTGGAGAATTCGAAGCGAGGAGTTTATGCAGGGCCTTTGCGTTTGCTAGCAAACGAGGTTTATCAGAGACTTACGGCTAAGGGATTGCCGTGCGCGCTGTTGACGGGAGAGGAAGTTCGTTTGCCCGAAGATACAGATACGTACTTCACAAGTTGTACAGTCGAAATGGTTCCCTTCAATGACCGGTTTGATGTTGCTGTCATTGATGAGATTCAGATGCTAGCTGATCCGGACCGTGGCAACGCTTGGACAACTGCGCTGTTGGGTGTTCAAGCGAAGGAGGTTCACCTTTGTGGTGAGGAGCGAACTGTGAGTCTGATCCAGAGTATTTGCGCAGGTATCGGCGATAAGTGTATCGTACATCGATATGATCGCCTTAGTCCTTTGGAGCCCATGAATGATGCCCTGGATGGTGATTACAGTCGTCTCGAAAAGGGAGATGCGATTGTCGCATTCAGTCGTCTGAACTTGCACGCATTGAAACGAACgatcgagaagaagaccgGACGACGGTGTGCGATTATTTACGGATCTTTACCACCTGAAGTGCGTGTTCAGCAAGCAGCGCTCTTCAACGACCCCGACAACGATTACGACTTTATCGTTGCCAGTGACGCTATCGGCATGGGTCTGAACTTGGAGATTCGACGAGTTATTCTCGAAGCAGTCGCCAAATTTGACGGAAGTCATAACAGAATGCTCACGTACCCTGAGCTAAAGCAGATTGGCGGTCGAGCTGGACGATATCGAACCGTTCGTAACGCCGCCGAGGCTGGGACAAATGCCGAcgttgctgttgaggaggagacaAAGGTTGGCTATGTCACAACAATGGATACCCAGGATCTCAGGTCGGTTCATCGAGCTTTTGGCGCCAAAgtcgatgatatcgaggCTGCATACATATCACCCCCGGCTGCTGCTATCGAGCGCTTCTCAACATACTTCCCCAAGGGGACACCTCTATCGTTTATCCTCATGCGCATTCGAGAGCTAGCGTCTGTGAGCAAGCAGTACAGAATCCACATCTCTCCAGATAAGCTAGAGATTGCCGATCACATCCAGGATATCCCTCTGACGATCTATGATCGACTTTTGTTCACCAACTTGCCCATAAATGCACGAGCTCAGAACGCAGTACCTGTTCTCCGAGCCCTCGCCAGGATCGTCGCCAACAGCGAAGACGGCGGACTTCTCAAAATCAAAGAAATACCCCTGGAGAACCTTGAGATCGACTTCAAGACGTTCAAGGGCACGTCAATGGAATATCTTCACCGACTTGAATCACTACACGCTGCTATCAACCAGTATATCTGGCTATCCTACCGATTCAGCGGCTTGTTCCGCGACCAAAAGCTAGCATTCCACGTCCGATCCCTCGTCGAAGAAAAGTTGATCGATACACTGGAGAGACTTGATTTCACAGAATCCGACCTCAAGGGCTTCCGATCTCGAAACAGAATGGAAGCGCGcaagacaacaacatcgCGTGAGGAGTTGGGAGAGACAGATCTTAAGAATCTTGAACAAGAGTCGGATGATACACCAATTGGAGATGAGCTGGACTGGAAGGCAGCTGCTCCGACGTCAGGATGA